One genomic window of uncultured Erythrobacter sp. includes the following:
- a CDS encoding trypsin-like peptidase domain-containing protein, protein MNRFVMALLVAVIFVLPISAQADPGDVDAAARGVVRVVLIGQDGEELTPISHGSGFAVSPTKIVTNAHVIREALQDDTLRIGIVPSEGADAAFARPVAVSPRNDLALLEFVEADMRLPPLTIAGGVSGDMGEVSAVGYPMNVDLAQGLEISDIFQAQPPVKSRGFLSGERPSRQFDTILHTAPIARGNSGGPLLDGCGRVLGVNSFGADSDGSDAEFYFAVSLRELLPFLRDNDVEPRTNALPCRSIEELNAAERDRFEQQRAEARERLEAREAELREKRAAAMVKAQMEVLEARENAMALAMVLLLVAIGCGYAALQQRQSEETRTRAMLLAGIGGAALIGAILAWLTRPSFAEIEERVEAAMAGDDDTSGDGPTNATASDGTLICTLVPERSRITGARTDDVEFDWSADGCVNGRTQYGMSGGTWSRVFVPNDEQAVSVNTYDPQTRVFQTDRYLLRQSGMTEARAARREYSPPACGVSDAARLLGEQQSKVISLLPDRPNERLVYTCEAKSVAGGSGGEE, encoded by the coding sequence ATGAACCGTTTCGTCATGGCGCTGCTTGTTGCCGTTATCTTCGTTTTGCCGATTTCGGCTCAGGCCGATCCCGGCGATGTCGATGCCGCTGCGCGCGGCGTGGTGCGGGTGGTTCTGATCGGCCAGGACGGGGAGGAACTGACACCGATCAGCCATGGCAGCGGATTTGCGGTCTCTCCGACCAAGATCGTCACCAACGCGCATGTCATCCGCGAAGCGTTGCAGGATGACACTCTTCGCATCGGCATCGTGCCAAGCGAAGGCGCGGACGCCGCCTTTGCCCGCCCAGTTGCCGTCAGTCCGCGTAATGATCTCGCGCTGCTCGAATTCGTGGAAGCGGATATGCGCCTGCCTCCGCTCACCATCGCCGGCGGGGTCAGCGGTGACATGGGTGAGGTTTCCGCTGTCGGCTATCCGATGAATGTCGACCTCGCGCAGGGGCTGGAGATCAGCGACATCTTCCAGGCGCAACCTCCGGTGAAGAGCCGCGGGTTTCTCTCAGGCGAGCGCCCGAGCCGCCAATTCGATACGATCCTGCACACGGCCCCGATTGCACGCGGCAATTCCGGAGGACCGCTGCTCGATGGGTGCGGGCGCGTGCTCGGGGTCAATTCCTTCGGGGCGGACTCGGATGGATCGGATGCTGAGTTCTATTTCGCGGTTTCCTTGCGCGAATTGCTCCCATTCCTGCGCGACAACGACGTCGAACCGCGTACCAATGCCCTTCCCTGCCGCTCGATCGAAGAGTTGAACGCAGCCGAGCGCGACCGCTTCGAACAGCAACGCGCCGAAGCGCGCGAACGGCTCGAAGCGCGCGAGGCGGAACTACGCGAAAAGCGCGCCGCTGCGATGGTCAAAGCGCAGATGGAAGTGCTGGAAGCGCGTGAAAATGCGATGGCATTGGCGATGGTGCTGCTGCTGGTTGCCATCGGCTGCGGCTACGCGGCGTTGCAGCAGCGCCAATCTGAGGAAACGCGCACTCGGGCCATGCTGCTTGCCGGTATCGGCGGCGCAGCGCTGATTGGCGCAATCCTCGCATGGCTGACGCGTCCCAGTTTTGCTGAGATCGAAGAGCGGGTCGAAGCGGCGATGGCTGGTGACGATGACACGAGCGGCGACGGTCCGACCAATGCAACAGCGAGCGATGGCACGCTGATCTGCACCTTGGTGCCCGAGCGCAGCCGCATCACAGGCGCGCGAACCGACGATGTCGAATTCGATTGGTCCGCCGATGGCTGCGTCAATGGCCGCACGCAATATGGCATGTCCGGCGGCACATGGTCGCGGGTCTTCGTGCCTAACGATGAACAAGCTGTCTCCGTCAACACATACGATCCGCAGACGCGGGTCTTCCAGACCGACCGGTATCTGCTGCGCCAGTCGGGAATGACTGAAGCACGTGCAGCCCGCCGCGAATACTCACCGCCAGCCTGCGGCGTAAGCGATGCAGCGCGGTTGCTGGGCGAGCAGCAATCGAAGGTGATCTCACTGTTGCCCGACCGCCCGAATGAACGTCTGGTCTATACCTGCGAGGCGAAAAGTGTCGCCGGAGGTAGTGGCGGCGAAGAATAG
- a CDS encoding serine protease: MHLITRLLLLFALVFAAFSPAQLLADQKDIDVAARGVVRVVIIQMMPDGARYVGHGTGFAVQPDKIVTNEHVIRQVLRSDNLVAVVVPSEGDDYTAAKVLRADARRDLALLEIVGDLRLPPLTLMTNFIPADKQVAAMGYPGVVEFPTIRSQGELIKSAVPITTRGSVSAERERNGVSLYLHQADIAGGNSGGPLVDDCGRVLGVNSAVTMSGQGEGEFYFAVQNRELLPFLRAADVNPKTTDLPCRSLADVQREQDARSAAVEAEQRAEAERRAAEVAAERERIEVEVREERENMMAVAAVLLVVAAGIGVFAAMNLQNQHSRPRGFILSAIAGVAAIGAAVVWIARPGDSDVADRLANGRDDGSSGDPALATGFQAGPVICALDLERSRITGAPKRDHEFEWGEAGCHGTTQYELRGDAWQRIFVPQEDYMVRTASINPATGEYRVERYLLPRSQWQIARDTRMSYEPPSCGALNGSERLGDLQDKVFDLLPDEPDERLVYACTNK; the protein is encoded by the coding sequence GTGCATTTGATCACGAGACTGTTGCTGCTGTTCGCGCTGGTTTTTGCGGCATTCTCCCCCGCACAGCTTCTCGCCGATCAGAAAGACATCGATGTTGCCGCGCGCGGCGTGGTGCGGGTGGTCATCATCCAGATGATGCCGGACGGCGCGCGATATGTCGGACACGGTACGGGTTTTGCCGTCCAGCCTGACAAGATCGTCACCAATGAGCATGTCATCAGGCAAGTGCTCAGAAGCGACAATCTGGTCGCAGTCGTGGTGCCATCCGAAGGCGATGACTACACCGCTGCCAAGGTGCTGCGTGCCGATGCGCGGCGCGATCTTGCCTTGCTGGAGATTGTTGGCGATCTGAGGCTTCCCCCGCTCACTTTAATGACCAATTTCATCCCTGCCGACAAACAAGTGGCGGCGATGGGGTATCCTGGCGTGGTCGAGTTTCCGACCATTCGATCTCAGGGAGAACTCATCAAGAGCGCGGTTCCGATCACAACACGAGGCTCGGTTTCTGCCGAGCGCGAACGCAATGGTGTGAGCCTCTATCTGCATCAGGCCGATATTGCAGGCGGCAATTCAGGCGGACCTCTGGTCGATGATTGCGGACGCGTGCTGGGCGTAAACAGCGCGGTCACGATGTCCGGTCAGGGCGAAGGTGAATTCTACTTCGCTGTCCAGAACCGTGAGTTGCTACCGTTCCTGCGCGCCGCCGACGTGAATCCCAAAACCACCGACCTACCTTGCCGCTCGCTAGCTGACGTGCAGCGCGAACAGGATGCGAGGAGCGCTGCCGTTGAAGCCGAACAGCGCGCCGAGGCGGAACGGCGCGCCGCAGAGGTGGCGGCGGAGCGCGAGAGGATCGAGGTCGAAGTTCGCGAAGAACGCGAGAATATGATGGCGGTTGCTGCGGTCTTGCTGGTTGTCGCGGCGGGCATCGGTGTCTTTGCGGCCATGAACCTGCAGAACCAGCACAGCCGTCCGCGCGGGTTTATCCTCAGCGCCATTGCCGGTGTTGCAGCCATTGGAGCAGCCGTTGTCTGGATTGCTCGACCAGGAGATTCCGATGTGGCGGATCGCCTCGCGAACGGCAGAGACGATGGATCATCAGGCGATCCAGCCCTCGCGACTGGGTTCCAGGCTGGTCCCGTTATCTGCGCGCTTGACCTTGAACGCAGCCGGATAACCGGCGCGCCAAAACGCGATCACGAATTTGAATGGGGTGAAGCTGGCTGCCACGGCACCACCCAGTATGAGCTGCGCGGTGACGCCTGGCAGCGGATCTTCGTCCCTCAAGAAGACTATATGGTCCGCACCGCCTCGATCAATCCGGCAACCGGAGAGTACCGGGTGGAACGCTACCTCCTCCCGCGCAGCCAGTGGCAGATCGCACGCGACACCCGGATGAGCTACGAACCGCCCAGCTGCGGCGCGCTGAACGGTTCGGAAAGGCTCGGTGACTTGCAGGACAAGGTGTTCGACCTGCTGCCAGACGAGCCGGACGAGCGGCTCGTCTACGCCTGCACGAACAAGTGA
- a CDS encoding TauD/TfdA family dioxygenase, with protein MEFTKMAPKCGVEVSGVSLADCSDAEMQEIKTAIYEHGVAVFRDQEFSPEDHIKFGRRWGGIDVNNYFPLQDDYNEIAVVKKEADQSTNIGGAWHTDHSYDQIPAMGSVLVARDLPPQGGDTEWAHMGAAYDALPDDLKAEIDNLEAFHTADHVYKADGLYAQTDMGKSLRGQDLKTGAVHPVVIRHPQTGRRLLYVNTAFTINFVGQTREESLPLLQRLCDAALTEDNQCRLQWKPGTVAIWDNRTSWHNAINDYAGHRREMHRITLSGEALAA; from the coding sequence ATGGAATTCACAAAGATGGCGCCCAAATGCGGGGTCGAGGTTTCGGGTGTTTCGCTCGCAGATTGCAGCGATGCCGAAATGCAGGAAATCAAAACGGCGATCTACGAGCACGGCGTTGCGGTGTTTCGCGATCAGGAATTCTCGCCAGAGGATCACATCAAGTTCGGCCGCCGCTGGGGCGGGATCGATGTGAACAACTATTTCCCGCTGCAAGACGATTACAACGAGATCGCAGTGGTCAAGAAAGAGGCTGACCAGTCTACCAACATTGGCGGGGCGTGGCATACCGACCATTCCTACGATCAAATTCCCGCGATGGGATCGGTGCTGGTTGCGCGCGATCTACCCCCTCAAGGCGGGGACACCGAATGGGCACATATGGGCGCGGCCTATGATGCGCTGCCCGATGATCTGAAGGCCGAGATCGACAATCTCGAGGCGTTTCACACAGCCGACCACGTATATAAGGCCGACGGGCTCTATGCGCAGACCGACATGGGTAAGAGCCTGCGCGGGCAGGACCTAAAGACCGGCGCGGTTCATCCGGTGGTGATCCGCCACCCGCAAACCGGGCGCAGGTTGCTCTATGTGAACACTGCTTTCACGATCAACTTTGTCGGTCAGACGCGCGAGGAAAGCCTGCCGCTGCTTCAGCGCCTGTGCGATGCTGCGCTGACCGAAGACAACCAATGCCGCCTGCAATGGAAACCGGGCACGGTCGCGATCTGGGACAACCGGACCAGCTGGCACAACGCAATCAATGACTACGCCGGTCACCGCCGCGAGATGCACCGCATCACGCTAAGCGGGGAAGCTTTGGCGGCGTAA
- a CDS encoding DUF1304 domain-containing protein produces MRIIANILVGLIAALHLYIAWFEMFAWTTRGPAVFPTIPAEIFPQTISMAANQGLYNAFLAAGLIWALTIRDRMWSRNVAYFFLLCVAVAGIFGGLTVTPRIALIQTLPAVIAMVFVWSSGRTPSQSLRA; encoded by the coding sequence ATGCGGATCATCGCCAACATATTGGTCGGCCTAATTGCAGCACTCCATCTCTATATTGCTTGGTTTGAGATGTTTGCATGGACCACTCGGGGGCCTGCGGTATTTCCGACCATACCAGCCGAGATATTCCCGCAAACCATATCGATGGCAGCGAACCAGGGCCTCTATAACGCATTTCTGGCGGCGGGCCTGATCTGGGCACTCACAATCCGTGACCGAATGTGGAGTAGGAATGTGGCTTACTTCTTTCTTCTTTGTGTCGCCGTTGCTGGGATCTTCGGCGGACTCACGGTCACGCCCAGAATTGCCCTGATCCAGACCTTGCCGGCTGTCATTGCGATGGTTTTCGTGTGGAGCTCAGGCCGTACACCCAGCCAATCATTGCGCGCATAG
- a CDS encoding F0F1 ATP synthase subunit delta: MDISAGIQASLAGRYASALFELASENGTVTAVESDLETLGAALSESEDLAAATTNPQLSRADQGHAIAGVAKHLGLSDLTTNFLGVLAGNRRLSKLPDMIRAFKTIAAAQRGEVTANVTSAHPLSDEQLATLKTKLTAREGRTVMLDSTVDPDLLGGLVVTIGSQRIDASIRTRLNSLAQAMKA, encoded by the coding sequence GTGGATATTTCCGCCGGTATTCAGGCTAGCCTGGCAGGGCGTTACGCCTCGGCACTTTTCGAACTCGCCAGCGAGAATGGCACCGTGACCGCGGTCGAATCCGACCTCGAAACGCTCGGTGCCGCACTCAGCGAGTCAGAAGACCTTGCCGCAGCAACGACCAACCCGCAGCTATCGCGTGCCGATCAGGGCCATGCGATCGCTGGCGTGGCAAAGCATCTTGGCCTCTCGGACCTGACCACCAATTTCCTTGGCGTGCTGGCCGGCAATCGGCGGCTGTCGAAACTGCCGGACATGATCCGCGCATTCAAAACTATTGCAGCGGCGCAGCGCGGTGAAGTCACCGCCAACGTGACCAGCGCGCATCCGCTCAGCGATGAGCAGCTGGCAACGCTCAAAACCAAGCTTACCGCTCGTGAAGGCCGCACGGTCATGCTCGACTCGACAGTCGATCCTGATCTGCTCGGCGGCCTCGTCGTCACCATTGGATCGCAGCGCATTGATGCCTCGATCCGCACCCGTCTCAACTCGCTTGCCCAGGCAATGAAGGCCTAA
- the atpA gene encoding F0F1 ATP synthase subunit alpha has translation MEIRAAEISKVIKDQIANFGTEAEVSEVGSVLSVGDGIARIHGLDQVQAGEMVEFANGVQGMALNLEADNVGAVIFGSDAEIKEGDVVKRTGTIVDVPVGKGLLGRVVDALGNPIDGKGPITDTTRQRVEVKAPGIIPRESVSEPVQTGLKAVDALVPVGRGQRELIIGDRQTGKTAVAIDTFINQKTVNEGDDEKKKLYCVYVAVGQKRSTVAQIVKQLEENGAMEYSIVIAATASEPAPLQYLAPYTGCAMGEFFRDNGMHAVIVYDDLSKQAVAYRQMSLLLRRPPGREAYPGDVFYLHSRLLERAAKMNEDNGHGSLTALPIIETQAGDVSAYIPTNVISITDGQIFLETDLFYQGIRPAINVGLSVSRVGGAAQTKAMKKVSGSMKLDLAQYREMAAFAQFGSDLDAATQKLLNRGARLTELLKQAQFSPMPFEEQTVSIFAGTNGYIDDVAVERVGEYEEQMLAHFRAEHADILGDIRESKKFEGDVKDRTVAALEAFAKQFA, from the coding sequence ATGGAAATCCGCGCCGCAGAAATCTCAAAGGTCATCAAGGACCAGATCGCCAATTTCGGCACCGAAGCCGAAGTCAGCGAAGTCGGCTCCGTGCTCAGCGTGGGTGACGGTATCGCCCGTATCCACGGTCTCGATCAGGTTCAGGCTGGTGAGATGGTCGAATTCGCCAATGGTGTTCAGGGCATGGCTCTGAACCTCGAAGCTGACAATGTCGGCGCCGTGATCTTCGGCTCAGACGCCGAGATTAAGGAAGGCGACGTCGTTAAGCGGACCGGCACCATTGTGGACGTTCCGGTTGGCAAAGGCCTGCTCGGCCGCGTGGTCGATGCGCTTGGTAACCCGATCGATGGCAAGGGCCCGATCACCGACACCACGCGCCAGCGCGTCGAAGTGAAAGCGCCAGGCATCATCCCGCGCGAGTCGGTCAGCGAACCAGTGCAGACCGGCCTCAAGGCTGTCGACGCTCTCGTCCCGGTTGGTCGCGGTCAGCGCGAGCTGATCATCGGTGACCGTCAAACCGGTAAGACCGCTGTCGCTATCGACACATTCATCAACCAGAAGACGGTCAACGAAGGCGACGACGAGAAGAAGAAGCTCTACTGCGTCTATGTCGCCGTCGGCCAGAAGCGCTCGACCGTCGCTCAGATCGTGAAGCAGCTCGAAGAAAACGGCGCGATGGAATATTCCATCGTCATCGCCGCAACCGCTTCGGAGCCTGCTCCGCTGCAGTACCTCGCGCCCTACACTGGCTGCGCGATGGGTGAGTTCTTCCGCGACAACGGCATGCACGCCGTGATCGTGTATGATGACCTTTCGAAGCAGGCTGTGGCCTATCGTCAGATGTCGCTGCTGCTGCGTCGTCCTCCAGGCCGTGAAGCCTATCCGGGCGACGTGTTCTATCTCCACAGCCGCCTGCTAGAGCGCGCCGCGAAGATGAATGAAGACAACGGCCACGGTTCGCTGACCGCTCTGCCGATCATCGAAACGCAGGCGGGCGACGTGTCGGCCTATATTCCGACCAACGTGATCTCGATCACCGACGGACAGATCTTCCTTGAAACCGACCTGTTCTATCAGGGCATCCGTCCCGCGATTAACGTGGGTCTGTCAGTGTCGCGTGTGGGCGGTGCCGCTCAGACCAAGGCGATGAAGAAGGTTTCGGGCTCGATGAAGCTCGACCTCGCGCAATATCGTGAAATGGCTGCGTTTGCGCAGTTCGGCTCGGACCTCGATGCCGCCACGCAAAAGCTGCTTAATCGCGGCGCGCGCCTGACCGAGCTGCTGAAGCAGGCTCAGTTCTCGCCGATGCCATTCGAAGAGCAGACCGTGTCGATCTTCGCTGGCACCAACGGCTATATCGATGACGTCGCTGTCGAGCGCGTGGGTGAGTATGAAGAGCAAATGCTCGCACACTTCCGCGCCGAACACGCCGACATTCTCGGCGACATTCGCGAAAGCAAGAAGTTCGAAGGCGATGTGAAGGACCGCACCGTCGCGGCTCTTGAAGCATTCGCCAAGCAGTTCGCATAA
- a CDS encoding F0F1 ATP synthase subunit gamma gives MPSLKELKDRIGSVKSTQKITKAKQMVAAAKLRRAQAAAEAGRPYAERLGAVMASLAGKVSGDSAPKLLAGTGSDQRNLLVVVNTDKGLCGGLNSNLVKAAKAKAEDLLAAGKSVEFYLVGKKGRAPLKREYADKIGAGFDTSTVKTPGFEEADAIAAELIGMFDEDKFDVAHLIYPTFQSALVQNPTVNQLIPVPSPEASDDGGAVVEYEPGEEEILEELLPRYVKTQLFGALLEREASEQGASMTAMDNATRNAGDLINKLTIQYNRSRQAAITTELIEIIAGAEAL, from the coding sequence ATGCCCTCATTGAAGGAACTCAAGGATCGGATCGGGTCGGTTAAGTCGACCCAGAAGATCACCAAGGCCAAACAGATGGTCGCCGCGGCGAAGCTTCGCCGTGCGCAGGCTGCTGCCGAAGCCGGCCGTCCCTATGCTGAGCGTCTGGGCGCTGTCATGGCGTCACTCGCTGGCAAGGTTTCGGGCGACAGCGCTCCGAAACTGCTCGCTGGCACCGGATCGGACCAGCGCAACCTCCTCGTGGTGGTCAACACCGACAAAGGTCTGTGCGGTGGTCTCAACTCGAACCTGGTCAAGGCTGCCAAGGCCAAGGCGGAAGATCTGCTCGCGGCAGGCAAAAGCGTCGAGTTTTATCTCGTCGGCAAGAAAGGCCGTGCGCCGCTCAAGCGCGAATACGCAGACAAGATCGGCGCAGGCTTCGACACCTCGACGGTGAAGACGCCCGGTTTCGAAGAAGCCGACGCGATCGCTGCCGAGCTGATCGGCATGTTCGACGAAGACAAGTTCGATGTCGCGCATCTGATCTATCCGACCTTCCAGTCGGCACTGGTGCAGAACCCGACAGTCAACCAACTGATCCCTGTCCCCTCGCCCGAAGCATCGGACGATGGCGGTGCGGTGGTCGAATACGAGCCGGGCGAAGAAGAAATCCTCGAAGAGCTTCTGCCGCGCTATGTGAAGACACAGCTGTTCGGCGCGCTGCTTGAACGTGAAGCATCGGAGCAAGGCGCTTCGATGACCGCGATGGACAACGCCACGCGCAACGCGGGCGACCTGATCAACAAGCTGACGATCCAATACAACCGCAGCCGCCAGGCCGCGATCACCACCGAACTTATTGAAATCATTGCTGGCGCTGAAGCGCTTTAG